Genomic segment of Streptomyces sp. NA02950:
TAGTGCCGCGGGGGAACCTTCGGTGGGTGTCTCCACCTTCCAGTGGACCCTCCCGAACTGGTCAACGCCAGGTGAGGGCCACTAGTTCCCTTGTGCACGCGGTCGCGGGCCGCCGGCCGGTGAGGATCAGATCACAGCAGGGTGCCCGAGGCGAAGCGGAGCACGAGCTGAGGGGCGCCGGACAGGACGATGCCGAGGGCGGCGGCCAGGCCGATGGCGGCGGTGAGCGGGACCGCCGCCGTCCGGGTGACCGCCACCTCCCCGGCGGGCGTCTCCGCCGCGGCCGTCCGGGGGGTGGGGGCCGGGGCGCGGAAGAGCGTCGCCGTCCACTGAAGGTAGTAGTAGAGCGCGATCACCACGTTCACGGCCATCACCACGGCCAGCCAGCCCAGCCCGGCGTCGACGGCCGCGGAGAAGACGGCCACCTTGGCGAAGAGCCCGATGACGCCCGGGGGCAGCCCGGCCAGGCAGAGCAGGAAGAAGCCGAGGGCGAGGGCCGCGGCCGGGCGGGCGGCGTAGAGGCCGCGGTAGTCGGTGAGCCGGTTGCCCGGGCTGGTACGGGCCACCAGGGCGGCCACGGCGAACGCGCCGAGGTTCACGGCCGCGTACATCAGGGCGTAGGCAACCGTGGAGCCCACGGCGTGGGAGATGTCCCGCGCGCTGTCCCCGTATCCGGCGGCGGCGATCGGCACCAGCAGATAGCCCGCCTGCGCCACGGAGGACCAGGCGAGCAGCCGGACGGCGCTGAAGGCGCGCTCGGGGCGCTGGCGCAGCGCGGCGGCGTTGCCCGCGGTCATGGTCAGCGCGGCGAGGACGGCGACCACCGGGCCCCACACATCGGCGTAGGACGGGAAGGCGAGGACGGTCACCAGGATGAGGCCGGAGAACCCCACCGCCTTGCCGACGACGGACAGATAGGCGGCCACCGGGACCGGCGCGCCCACATAGGTGTCCGGCACCCAGAAGTGGAAGGGGACGGCCGCGGTCTTGAACGCAAAGCCCACCAGGGTGAGCACGACGCCCGCCTGGGCGAGCGTGTCGAGCCGTGGATCGACGTCGGTGAGGCCCTCGGCGATCCGGGACAGATGGAGGCTGCCGGTGGCGGCGTAGACGAAGCTGACGCCGAGCAGCATCACGGCGGTCGCGGTGACCGAGGAGAGGAAGAACTTCAGCGCGGCCTCGGAGGAGAGGCGGTCGCCGCGGCGCATGCCGACCAGGGCGAAGGCCGGGAGGGAGGCCACCTCCAGGGCGATGACGAGGGTCGCCAGATCGCGCGAGGCGGGCAGCAGGGCCGCGCCGGAGGCGGAGGACAGCAGCAGGAACCAGAACTCGCCCGCGGGGAGTTTGAGATCGGCGACGTTGCTGATGGACAGCAGCGCGGTGAGCAGCGCCCCGCCGAGCACCAGGAACTGGACGACGAGCGCGAAGCTGTCGGCCGTGTAGCTGCATACGTCGGCGTCGGAGGTCAGGCAGAAGGTGGAGCGGTCGCCGTCCAGCAGCGGCAGCAGGCTGAGCGCGGCCAGGGCGAGGCCCCCGACGGCCAGCCAGCCCAGGAGGGGCTTGCGGCGCTCGGGCAGGAAGAGGTCGGCGACGAGGCAGACCAGGGCGGCCACGGCGGCGAGGGTGGGCGGGGCGATGGCGAGCCAGTCGACCGACTGGACCAGGCTGCCGGCCAGCGCCGTGGAGTCCGCGGCGAGCCCGGAGGGGCCCGGGGCGATCGGGGTCATCACTTGCCTCCCGCGAGGAGCTGCTGCACGGCCGGGTCGCTGAGGCCGAGGAGGGCCGCGGGCCACAGTCCGGCGAGGACGGTGAGGGCCACCAGGGGGCTCCAGGCGGCGGCCTCGTGGCCGCGGACGTCGGCCAGGGCGGGCCGTGCGGCCCCGGGTTCGGCGGGGTGCTGTCCGGGCTCGGCGGGGTGGTCGCCCATGCATACGCGCCGTACGACGACGAGCATGTACGCGGCGGTCAGCAGGGTGCCGAAACCGGCGAGCGCCATGAAGGTGAGGTACGCCGGGCGGCTGAGGCCGTCGGCGGGGTCGAACGCGCCGAACATGGCGAGCATCTCGCCCCAGAACCCGGCGAGCCCGGGCAGCCCCAGCGAGGCGACGGCGCCGAAGGCGAGCAGTCCGCCCAGGCGCGGCGCGCGCCCGTAGAGGGCCGCGCCGGTGGTGCCCGAGAGCTGGTCGAGGTCGGTGGTGCCGGTGCGGTCCTTGAGCGCGCCGACGAGGAAGAACAGCAGCCCGGTGATCAGGCCGTGGGCGATGTTGGCGAACAGCGCGCCGTTGACCCCGGTGGGGGTGAGGGTCGCGATGCCCAGGAGCACGAAGCCCATGTGGCCGACGGAGGAGTAGGCGATCAGCCGCTTGAGGTCGCCCCTGGCCCCGGTGCGGGCGAGCGCCAGACAGGCGAGCGATCCGTAGAGGATGCCGACGACGGCGAACGCGGCGAGGTAGGGCGCGTAGGTGTGGGCGCCGTCGGGGGTCATCGGCAGCACGATGCGGACCAGCCCGTAGGTGCCCATCTTGAGCAGGACGCCCGCCAGGAGGACGGAGCCGACCGTGGGGGCGGCGGTGTGGGCGTCGGGCAACCAGCTGTGCAGCGGCCACATCGGGGCCTTGACGGCCAGTCCCACGATGATGGCCAGGGCGGCGATCAGCTGAGTGGTGTGGCCGAGTCCGGAGCCGCCCGCGCCGGAGGCGCTATCGGATGCAGGGGCGGCGAGGGCCACCATGTCGAAGGTGCCGCCCTTGAGGCCGACGAGGAGGAGGCCGAGCAGCATGACGACGGAGCCGAGCAGGGTGTAGAGGATGAACCGCCAGGCGGCGCGCTCCCGTTCGGCGCCTCCCCATCGGTTGATGAGGAAGTACATCGGGATGAGCACCGTCTCGAAGGCCAGGAAGAACAGCATCAGGTCCAGGACCGCGAAGCTGGCGAGGGTGCCGCCCTCCAGGAGCAGCAGCAGCGCGACGAACGCCTTGGGCGACGGCCCGGCGGGCTGGTTGTAGTAGCCGTAGAGCGCGCAGAGGAAGGTCAGCAGCGCGGTCAGCACCAGCAGCGGCAGCGAGACGCCGTCCACCCCGAGGTGGATCCGGATGTCCAGCGCCGGGATCCAGCTGACGTCGGTCTGCGCCTGCATCCTGGCCGGGTGGCCGTGGTCGAACCCGATGGCCAGGGCGACGGTGGCGGCCAGCACCGCACCGGTGACGGTCACGCCGTGCCGGAGCACGGCCTGCCGGGGGTCGCGGCCGCGCAGCCCGGGCGGGGCCGGGAGCAGGGCGGCGACGGAGCCGAGCAGCGGCAGTACGACGACGGCCAGGAGCAGGACGTGCAGGGCGGTGTGGTTCACGGGTCAGGCTCCCGCTGCGACGAGGACGGCGGCGACGGCCAGGACGAGGGAGCCCGCGAGCAGTGCGCCGAGATAGGTCTGCACATTGCCGTTCTGGGCGCGGCGGACGGCCGCGCCGAACAGGCCCGGCGCACCGGCCGCGCCGCGCACATAGGTCTCCACGACCTCGCGGTCGAGGAAGCGGACGAGACCGGCGGCGGCGCGCACGGGGCGGACGAACAGCGCGCTGTAGAGGGCGTCGAGGTGGAAGCCGGTGGCCGCGTGGCGGTGCAGCGGGCCGAGCAGCAGGCGGCCGGGGTCGGCCGGGTCGGCCGCCGCCGCGACGGAGCCGTAGGCGGCCTCGTGGGTGGCGATGGCCTCGGCCTCGGAGACGGCGTCGGCGGCGTCCGGGTGGGCGGCCACCGCGCCGAGCGGGAGACGGGCGGCGCGGGCGGAGGTGTGCCGCCAGGCGCCGTACATCACCAGCGCTCCGGCGAGGGCCGCCCCGGTGCCCAGGACGGAGGTGGTGAGGGTCGGGGTGAGGCTCCCGCCGTCGAACCAGTCCGGCAGGACGCCGTAGGTCAGGCCGAGCCCGGCGGTGGGCAGGAAGAGCACCCACAGCACCGCGTTCATGGCGACCGGCTGCCTGCCGTGGTCCGGGGCGGGCTCGCCCTTGCCCTGGAAGGCCATCAGCCACAGCCGGGCGGCGTACCCGGCGGTGAGCAGGGCGGTGAGCAGCCCGGCGACGAGCACGGTCCAGCCGACGCCCTCGGGGACGTCCGTGGTGTGGCCGGTGGCGGCGTGCTCGGCGGCGCCGAGGACGGCCTCCTTGGAGAAGAAGCCCGCGAAGGGCGGGAGGGCGGCGAGCGCGAGCAGGGCGACCGTCACGGTCCAGAAGGCGTCGGGGATCCGCTTGGTGAGGCCGCTCATCCGGGACATGGCGGAGAGCGAGTTGGTCCCCGCGGCGTGGATGATCAGGCCGGCGCCGAGGAAGAGGAGCGCCTTGAACGCGCCGTGCGCGATGAGGTGGAAGACGGCGGCGCCGCGGTCGCCGACGGCCAGCGCACCGGTCATGTAGCCGAGCTGGCCGACGGTCGAGTAGGCGAGGACACGTTTGATGTCGTCCTGGGCGAGCGCGGCGAGCGCCGAACCGACCATGGTGACGGCCGCCGTGGCGGCGAGCACGGCCAGCGCGGCGGCGGAGGAGAGGAAGACGGGCAGCAGCCGGGCGATGAAGTAGACACCGGCCGCGACCATGGTCGCGGCGTGGA
This window contains:
- a CDS encoding NADH-quinone oxidoreductase subunit N; its protein translation is MTPIAPGPSGLAADSTALAGSLVQSVDWLAIAPPTLAAVAALVCLVADLFLPERRKPLLGWLAVGGLALAALSLLPLLDGDRSTFCLTSDADVCSYTADSFALVVQFLVLGGALLTALLSISNVADLKLPAGEFWFLLLSSASGAALLPASRDLATLVIALEVASLPAFALVGMRRGDRLSSEAALKFFLSSVTATAVMLLGVSFVYAATGSLHLSRIAEGLTDVDPRLDTLAQAGVVLTLVGFAFKTAAVPFHFWVPDTYVGAPVPVAAYLSVVGKAVGFSGLILVTVLAFPSYADVWGPVVAVLAALTMTAGNAAALRQRPERAFSAVRLLAWSSVAQAGYLLVPIAAAGYGDSARDISHAVGSTVAYALMYAAVNLGAFAVAALVARTSPGNRLTDYRGLYAARPAAALALGFFLLCLAGLPPGVIGLFAKVAVFSAAVDAGLGWLAVVMAVNVVIALYYYLQWTATLFRAPAPTPRTAAAETPAGEVAVTRTAAVPLTAAIGLAAALGIVLSGAPQLVLRFASGTLL
- a CDS encoding NuoM family protein — translated: MNHTALHVLLLAVVVLPLLGSVAALLPAPPGLRGRDPRQAVLRHGVTVTGAVLAATVALAIGFDHGHPARMQAQTDVSWIPALDIRIHLGVDGVSLPLLVLTALLTFLCALYGYYNQPAGPSPKAFVALLLLLEGGTLASFAVLDLMLFFLAFETVLIPMYFLINRWGGAERERAAWRFILYTLLGSVVMLLGLLLVGLKGGTFDMVALAAPASDSASGAGGSGLGHTTQLIAALAIIVGLAVKAPMWPLHSWLPDAHTAAPTVGSVLLAGVLLKMGTYGLVRIVLPMTPDGAHTYAPYLAAFAVVGILYGSLACLALARTGARGDLKRLIAYSSVGHMGFVLLGIATLTPTGVNGALFANIAHGLITGLLFFLVGALKDRTGTTDLDQLSGTTGAALYGRAPRLGGLLAFGAVASLGLPGLAGFWGEMLAMFGAFDPADGLSRPAYLTFMALAGFGTLLTAAYMLVVVRRVCMGDHPAEPGQHPAEPGAARPALADVRGHEAAAWSPLVALTVLAGLWPAALLGLSDPAVQQLLAGGK
- a CDS encoding NADH-quinone oxidoreductase subunit L produces the protein MTTTTAAVLVPLLPFLGALAGLGAGRRAPGFVRPLAVLPTLAAAALAVLVAVRQGGGAGSGTAPLHASTRLADTGSVPIDLALNVDGFAALVAVLVGVVACCVQIYSTGYLRDDPRYPSYAALVSLFTSAMLLVVYSDDLIVLLVGWEIMGICSYFLVGHYWETAAARSASLKAFLVTKLGDVPFLIGLFVLAGDTGTYRISGIVTRLTSDSGAPLDHPTLIALLLLAGVAGKSAQFPLHTWLPDAMAGPTPVSALIHAATMVAAGVYFIARLLPVFLSSAAALAVLAATAAVTMVGSALAALAQDDIKRVLAYSTVGQLGYMTGALAVGDRGAAVFHLIAHGAFKALLFLGAGLIIHAAGTNSLSAMSRMSGLTKRIPDAFWTVTVALLALAALPPFAGFFSKEAVLGAAEHAATGHTTDVPEGVGWTVLVAGLLTALLTAGYAARLWLMAFQGKGEPAPDHGRQPVAMNAVLWVLFLPTAGLGLTYGVLPDWFDGGSLTPTLTTSVLGTGAALAGALVMYGAWRHTSARAARLPLGAVAAHPDAADAVSEAEAIATHEAAYGSVAAAADPADPGRLLLGPLHRHAATGFHLDALYSALFVRPVRAAAGLVRFLDREVVETYVRGAAGAPGLFGAAVRRAQNGNVQTYLGALLAGSLVLAVAAVLVAAGA